One genomic window of Bartonella sp. HY038 includes the following:
- a CDS encoding 2'-deoxycytidine 5'-triphosphate deaminase — MLRATGILADKDLAALLANGGLLTAKPLDDDQIQPASLDLRLGKRAFRVRASFMPGPNTKVKDKLDKFTLHEFDLSDGAVLETGCVYIVPLLESLALSAEISASTNPKSSTGRLDIFTRIITDNAQEFDKVPAGYQGPLYLEISPRTFPILVRTGSRLSQIRFRKGHPLLSEKELQNLHDSEVLISDKIPNISGGGVALSIDLSGDANHLIGYRGKRHTGVVDVDKKNAHNVLDFWEPIYDRGSRDLVLDPNEFYILVSREAVHVPPLYAAEMTPFDPLVGEFRVHYAGFFDPGFGHSAAGGTGSRAVLEVRSHEVPFILEHGQIIGRLVYEHMLERPQALYGSDLKSNYQAQRLKLSKHFKVA; from the coding sequence ATGCTACGCGCAACAGGAATTCTTGCTGATAAAGACCTTGCAGCACTTTTAGCCAATGGCGGCCTATTAACAGCCAAGCCTCTTGATGATGATCAGATCCAACCGGCAAGCTTAGATTTGCGTCTTGGCAAACGTGCTTTTAGGGTTCGCGCTTCATTTATGCCGGGGCCTAATACCAAGGTAAAAGACAAGCTTGATAAGTTCACCTTGCATGAGTTTGATTTGAGCGATGGTGCTGTGCTTGAAACGGGCTGCGTTTATATTGTGCCTTTGCTTGAAAGCCTTGCTTTATCTGCTGAGATTTCAGCTTCGACCAATCCTAAGAGCTCGACAGGTCGTCTTGATATTTTTACCCGCATTATTACCGACAATGCGCAAGAATTTGACAAAGTTCCTGCAGGTTATCAAGGCCCACTTTATTTAGAAATTAGCCCACGCACTTTTCCTATTTTGGTGCGCACTGGCTCGCGTTTGTCGCAAATTCGTTTCCGCAAAGGCCACCCTTTATTAAGCGAAAAAGAATTGCAAAATTTGCATGATAGTGAAGTGCTTATCTCGGATAAAATACCCAATATTAGCGGCGGCGGCGTTGCGTTGTCGATTGATTTAAGTGGTGATGCCAATCATCTTATTGGCTATCGTGGCAAACGCCATACCGGCGTTGTTGATGTTGATAAGAAGAATGCCCATAATGTGCTTGATTTTTGGGAGCCAATTTATGACCGTGGTAGCCGTGATCTTGTGCTTGATCCCAATGAATTTTATATTTTGGTTTCGCGCGAAGCTGTTCATGTGCCACCGCTATATGCTGCTGAAATGACACCTTTTGATCCACTGGTTGGTGAGTTTCGTGTGCATTATGCTGGCTTTTTTGATCCCGGCTTTGGGCATAGTGCTGCAGGTGGTACGGGTAGCCGCGCGGTGCTTGAAGTACGCAGCCATGAAGTGCCCTTTATATTAGAGCATGGGCAAATTATTGGTCGCCTTGTTTATGAGCATATGTTGGAGCGCCCACAAGCCCTTTATGGCAGTGATTTAAAATCCAATTATCAAGCCCAAAGATTAAAGCTATCCAAGCATTTTAAAGTAGCTTGA
- a CDS encoding O-succinylhomoserine sulfhydrylase, whose amino-acid sequence MTLDPTRKYRAATEMVHGGVTRTQFGEVSEAIFLTQGFTYESAELAENRFNGEDPGFVYSRYANPTNDIFEKKMCIMEGAEDARAVASGMAAVANAILCYVKAGDHVVASRAMFGSCHYIIDTVLRRFGVDVTIIDGAKIENWEKAITPKTSLIFFETPANPTLEIVDIEAVCKIAHNVGAVVVVDNVFATPLYQKPLALGADVVVYSTTKHIDGQGRCLGGAILSSKEWIADNLQNYFRHTGPGMSPFTAWVMLKGLETMPLRVNQMTKSAGAIADLIAEHPAVSKCFYPGRKDHPQADIIARQMSGGSTMIAFELKGGKKSAFEFCNALTIPLISNNLGDVRSIITHPATTTHQSIGAEARAELGVSDGLLRFSIGLEDTDDLLEDVASALDKAK is encoded by the coding sequence ATGACACTTGATCCCACACGCAAATATCGCGCTGCAACTGAAATGGTTCATGGTGGCGTAACACGCACTCAATTTGGCGAAGTTTCCGAGGCCATTTTTCTGACCCAAGGCTTCACCTATGAAAGCGCCGAACTTGCCGAAAATCGCTTTAACGGTGAAGATCCAGGTTTTGTCTATTCGCGTTATGCCAATCCAACCAATGATATTTTTGAAAAGAAAATGTGCATCATGGAAGGCGCTGAAGATGCGCGTGCGGTTGCCTCAGGCATGGCCGCCGTTGCTAATGCCATCCTTTGCTATGTAAAAGCTGGCGATCATGTAGTGGCAAGCCGCGCCATGTTTGGTTCTTGCCATTATATTATTGATACAGTTTTGCGCCGGTTTGGTGTTGATGTTACCATTATTGATGGTGCAAAAATTGAAAATTGGGAAAAGGCGATTACACCAAAAACCAGCCTTATCTTTTTTGAAACGCCGGCCAATCCAACCTTGGAAATTGTCGATATTGAAGCTGTTTGTAAAATTGCCCATAATGTTGGAGCAGTTGTGGTGGTTGACAATGTTTTTGCAACGCCGCTTTATCAAAAGCCATTGGCGCTTGGTGCTGATGTGGTTGTTTACTCCACAACCAAGCATATTGACGGCCAAGGGCGATGTTTAGGCGGCGCTATCCTATCCAGCAAGGAATGGATTGCCGATAATTTACAAAATTATTTCCGCCATACGGGCCCCGGAATGAGCCCCTTTACTGCATGGGTCATGCTAAAAGGCTTAGAAACCATGCCGCTTCGGGTGAACCAAATGACAAAATCAGCAGGTGCAATTGCTGATCTTATTGCCGAGCATCCAGCTGTATCGAAGTGTTTTTATCCAGGACGCAAAGACCACCCACAAGCGGACATTATCGCTCGCCAAATGAGCGGCGGCTCAACCATGATTGCTTTTGAATTAAAGGGCGGCAAAAAGTCGGCTTTTGAGTTCTGCAATGCACTTACTATTCCGCTTATTTCGAATAATCTTGGCGACGTACGAAGCATTATTACCCATCCTGCAACAACTACCCACCAAAGCATTGGTGCAGAGGCACGTGCAGAACTTGGTGTGAGCGATGGTCTATTGCGCTTTTCTATTGGCCTTGAAGATACAGATGACTTATTGGAAGATGTTGCATCAGCTCTTGACAAAGCAAAATAA
- a CDS encoding DUF2283 domain-containing protein, giving the protein MKKKKHYKKKCKKYKTRMERLGKEHDVVYIKLDKHHQNEMTGCVKHNLNLSKLLENTLPIKGPDILFDINQEGYVVGIEILY; this is encoded by the coding sequence ATGAAAAAGAAGAAGCATTACAAGAAAAAGTGTAAAAAATATAAAACTCGAATGGAGCGCTTAGGTAAAGAACACGATGTTGTGTATATCAAGCTAGATAAACACCATCAAAACGAGATGACTGGTTGCGTTAAACACAATTTAAACCTTAGCAAACTCCTTGAAAATACCTTACCAATCAAAGGGCCTGATATTTTATTTGATATTAACCAAGAAGGTTATGTTGTCGGTATTGAAATACTATATTAA